The following DNA comes from Xiphophorus hellerii strain 12219 chromosome 5, Xiphophorus_hellerii-4.1, whole genome shotgun sequence.
CAACGATTATTTTAGAAACTGATTATTCTGAGGATTAATTGGATTTACAGATTgacacattctacagatttttcatttaaccataTAAGcattttttacacaataataaaaatacattagaagatgcaaataaataatttaattcctttttaaaataagaaagtaAGCATTTTAGTGCTTGAAATGCAATTgtatagcattcctttagtgaatctGGGGAAAACATGTACAGGCAGGTGTTcttatctttaatgtatttctggTTAATAGcttctctgaatgtttttttttttttagcaaatggcctttttttgagtctgtgctCCAGTTAACGGTGAATCGATTTCTAAATCAGTTGACGACTATTTAAATCCGATCAAGCATTTCAGCCCTGCAAACATGCGAGCCTTGCAGTTTCAGCACTCCTATTACAGCTTGACCAATAAGGACAGAAAAGTGTAATTACTTGTGGATGATCCACGGTGAAGACAAAACTCGCCCTTCGGTTTCGACTGGGTTAACTGAAAGTGACTCATTTGTCAACTGCAGCTTCTCTTTTGTCAAATCATTCAGCAGAAAGATGGAGGCGACGTCGCTGGAGAGAGCCACAAACAAGCTGTCAGAAAGAGGAGGGTACGGAAAGACTGAGGCGAGCCCAACGTCTGCTGTCTCTTCCTCTCTGAAAGGGGTCTTCTCTGTTGTAGCTGCTCCCTCCTCTCTGAGCGGAGCAGCACGGCGTTTCCTCCAACCCCAACGGTAGCCTGCAGTCACCTGGCTGCCCCATCTGTGTCTCAGCTCCACCCGCCCCACTCTGCCCAGGTTTGCAGCCTCACAGACCCACGCACCCCGTCCCGCGCCTCTCCTTCCTCCCGTCCGCTCAGCCGGATGAGCTTCCCGGAGGTTACGCGTTACTTCCTCCGCCACTTCTAGCTTCCattgatagtttttttttttcttcccccacCCCCACAACCTTATTCTATTCCAGAAGTCGTCAAAAAGTCGGCGTCTTCCACctctgtttttcactttttctcttcATAAACCATCAGTTTATGAAAGCAGCAGAGCCCCAACACAGCtgatcaccttttttttttaccgcaTATCGGAGGGGCCCTCTCTGAGGTTATTCACGTAAATCCTTGATTTGAGGGGAAAACTTTGaagttcttgttttaaaaatgttcgaAAACTGAGCTGAGAGCGAAGGTTAAGATTCATCTCAACTTAGTTAAAAGATTCCAGATAAAATGCATTGCTAGTCTACATTTTAGTTAGTTTGTAATGAGCATctgttactttatttttttttgtgtgttgagTTGAAAATTTGCTCCGCTGTTCTATTTATTGGTTTCGACTTGACTGTTTCTCACCAGTATGAATAAAGGTTTTaatattaaagtgttttaagGCTTGAGGCAACTTTCCACAAATATGTGCCACTGATGTGCTTACTGTGAGCAGAGgtctgtgaaatatttaaattgaaaatagaAAACTGACAGTCAATGCTTGCAGCTAAAGTAGCATTATTTCTTTGCCTTggcaggaataaaataaaaattaaaaaaaccgCAGCAGTGCTTTCCTCTTTGAGCTGGGGATTAGATCTGGGAGACACATcgatctttgtttttttttattgtcgtCTAAAGCTTTTGTAGTTCACCCTCCAGCCACATGTTGGCACTTAACCCGTTTACATTTGTTTGCAACTTGTACATTTGCTCTtggaaataaaactatttaatacaaaaacaaatcagatgcATTGCGTTCGTtttgggaaatatttttattttactgtagtagGTCTGTGCAGGTGATAAGACTTGGAGTGCTAACTGTgagattttattaaacaaaaaaaaaacatttaaaggcaAATGTGGACACAAGATATGACTAGCTAGTGTGTAAAAAGGAGGAAATTAGCATGCCAGCATGACACATAACTGCTTAAAGTATAAAAAGTAACCTTGAAAAGCCACAACACAGCCTTTTGAACTTTGACTTTTACAAACCTGAATGCATTTAATCAGCATTTGGCTTGATAAACTGACACAAAGTCagacatgaaagaaaaacagtacaTGGTTTACAAAATGTTACACATCTGAAAAACATGGCATGTCTTCACCCCCTCAACTCTAGTGCCTTTAAAACCCGGCGATCACAGACGCACTCCATCCCAtctgagtttgagctattttgtaaatatgGGCAAAAAggctctagatgtgcaaagttgTGGACAGGCATGCTCCAAAATCCTAAGCATTGACTCAAAGGAggactaaatacaaatgcaagtcAAACGTGCACAAATAGACACTAGGTGGTGCTAGAACACCTGCCCTTCTTCCTCTGAACCAAACAAAGTGCCCTTCTGAAATAGTCGTTTtgatttccttagtgtaaagcccaagGTAGCATTTTCTGGATTTAAAAGCCTACATTACCAATCCCCCATATATTTGCATCTTTGCCTGTATTGAAATCTCTCACTTCAGCTCCATGTGAGCACCTTCCCCGCCAAAACGTCTCTGCACATCACTGTTAATCAGGATGATCTCATGGAACCAATCATGAAAGTAAAACTAAAGCTTCTTTCTCACAACAGACCAGGATTCTCGATATTTATTTCCTTCCAATAAATAATGGCCGTTGTCCTCTActttggtctatcacatacaatcctattaaaatacattaaaatgtgatAGAAGCTGCTTTTGTACAGCACCGTGTTCACACACAATTTTGAAGCGGCATCAAAATCCAGTTTTCATTCACATTAATCTTTTCGACTCCCCTTTCCTTTGAGGCGGCGGATAGCTCGGACACGCCCTGTCTGCCGCTGCAGATGCGTTTTAACGCCCGTCTCCTACATCCCAGGCCAAACCGATCGGATCAATACCACTCTCAGCCCGTCTTGCTGCTGCTCTGAAAGTATCTCTTTCTTCCCTCGTCATCGTGTTACTTGATCTGTTATGTTCCCTCCATCACTATTAGAGGAACAAGGAACCAAATCTCGGTTGCATTTCCATCTTGAATACCTAAACAAAGATTTTAGTtgcaatgaaaacataattgatGGTGTAGCATTTAGCCTTTGTGCTTTCCTTATTGACGCTCTGCAAACTTCCTCAGCTTTATCCAGTTTACTGCTAAATATAGGGACATTTCTTTAGATATGTTAATACTTAAGATATTGCTTAAACATGCCATtattacacatttttcattctgCATAACACTGGTCAGCAAATCAACTGCAAGTAGAGGAAAACAGTTGAGCATCATGAGATACAAGACCAACTGAAATACCAGATCCAGCTGTCCAACAACagaatatacaaaaataaattaatttaacgCTGATAATAAGGTTCACGGTAACAAGGTTGATGTTAAACTCATTTTAGaacattatgttttaaattgaGGCACAATAACATGtcccaaaaaataaacacaaaagaaaagtattttacagacgttattttcatatttacatttgtttagttCTGACTCAGGTAAATGGTTACGGGGATCTCCAACCCCCTCCGCTCTGTGCCACCTTCTGCTCGACTCCGCCTCACTTCCGCTTGCTCTTGGTGTCGGTGGTCTGGAAGACGCTGGAGGCCGACATGAGGTTCTCGATGTACTGACCGAGGACCTGATTCTCCGACTTCAACTTCAGGTTCTCCTCTTTGACCGCGTCGACTCGAGCCGACAGATCTGAAACATGATAATCAGACTTAAGGTTTGTTCGGATGTTGCATTGACACCCCGGAGATCTTGCAACAAGTTTCTGAAAACTATTCATACCTtaatctttttcacttttgtcGCTACAAATTAATGTATTGTATATGATAGACTAACCAAGGAGAACAattgaaatggaaggaaaatacaaagaagTAAAAGCTAATCAATAAATCGAGTTCACATATGTGGAATTTAATCTCATCCAGCTGACTCTGTGAACAACATGGtaactcctccagagttacctcTAAGCTGTGCACTGAACAAACCTCCCCTTTATGCTGGTTTGTTAGATTGGGTACACTCATATCCAACAgcgaaaagtttattttatagtGTTCTGGTTGGTTAAGGCTTTGTAGCATCTCTTAACAAATGTGACGAGTTCCCATCTGGGATAGGTGAAACTTCCTGTCATTAAAAAGTAGAGTGGAAGCTTTCGTCTACCTTCCAGTGTGTGCTGCAGCTCCAAAACCTGGTTTATCAACCTTGTCTTCTCCTCCATCTCAACCTGGTTCTCCAGGTCTCCTGAAACACAAATTTATAGTGTTACAATTAAACGTACAGTAAATATAACAATTCTATCTAATACAAAACTGGCATAAGACGTACCATCTATGTCGCAGTTCATGATGAAAAGCTCGTCTTCCTGTTGAGTATACAGGGCTGCAGGTCCTCTGTCGGCTAAGGAAAAAAGGCAGAGATCAGAATGGTTTCCAACAAGCTGCTGATTAAACGGGACGGTTTGAACTTCTTTTAAAACTATtaccaaatttatttgtatagcacatttcagcaaaaaggacattaaaaatgctttacatgaaggaaatataaaacacattgtGGTGGTATAACAGAGGAAAGCAATATAAAGAACTGGATCATTTAAAGTCTTGTACAaaatttccttaattttcttAAGGTCTTTCATCCAGTATAAATGGGCTTTCATtgatttttcattcatttgaaTGTTACTTATTGCTTAATCCCCTCAATGCCAACCATTGAGTCATATAGGCATAAAATTGCTGGTGATGAGCCAGTATTTTGTCCAAACATGAACAGGCAATTAAGCAAAGAAGTAATTTCAAACTGAATCTTTAAGCGATTTCacaattttttcccctttactCACTTGGTTTAGTGCAAAATACCAATGATGACAAAAGCAACCAGATGATTCTCAAGCAAAACTTAGATAAAAATTGGTTGTCGGTTGAAGGTTGGCTGAAGAAGGAAAATATGGATAATATTTGTCTGGGAGGAACATTTTTCCCCCCATGTTTGGTatcaatttaaaaatcacagaatCTGGAACGATTTGCCTCACATCTGTACAACAACCTGATTCCAAATTAGTATTTCAATGGCTTTGTGTCTCCACATACAGTCGTACTGAAAAGAAACTACCTTAAATTCCTGGGTTTTATACAACCCATCATTTTGTTATTGCCTTTGTTTATTAAGTTTTGCCATGGCGGAATCTGTGCATTCAggtatttcaataaaaacctgATTATAATatacgaagctgaagttggtttctgaTTCTGGAAATGGCTAAAGGACGATTCCACCAAATAGTAATCTGaactttaataattaataataattcataTGATTGGCTACAGAGACTGGATTAAAGATGTAGCAAAGAAGTTCACTTAAAGACCTTCAAAAAGTTAGGAAATTTAAGATTCAGACTGCTTTGAAAAATGTCTCTCCAGGAACAAAACATATATGAAAAAGGtagtaaacacattttttccaatGAATGTAAATGAATAAAGAGATTGCGACCGGACATTTTGTATTAGAAAAGTTGTATAAAACAAGGAACGGATTAAATTCGAAATTATAATAGGTACTAAAAATGCTATGAGAGCTCAGAAACCAGAGTTCAGGTGGCTCTGGTCGAGTGGTGATGGGTAAAGACACCGCGCCCTGGATGTCAGTGGTGAATCCCTGTCTGCTTTCTGCGAGCACGATTCATTTCACCACTGAAGTCACGATTTAATGAACCAGGATTGTGTATGTACAGTTGATCATTTGTGAGAAATAGCTACATTTAAGAACAGCAACTAGACACCACGAAACCTAAAGGCGTCATAATTTTAGGCTAACCGAGCCACAGCTAAAGAGCCTGTCCGATAATGGGTTTCTGTGAGTTAGCTTTTAAGCTAATTAGCTTAGCGACTAGCCATGCTAACCACTTCCAGCATCAAATGCAGAGTAAATGTGACGCGAGAGCCGCGGAACATAAACCGTGTTTCCAGACTCGCATTTGGAAGAGACTCTCTGATCAATAATTTGAACATTGGGTGTTAGAAGCAAGCCTCCGAActgtttttgagttattttctgC
Coding sequences within:
- the scoca gene encoding short coiled-coil protein A isoform X2 produces the protein MNCDIDGDLENQVEMEEKTRLINQVLELQHTLEDLSARVDAVKEENLKLKSENQVLGQYIENLMSASSVFQTTDTKSKRK
- the scoca gene encoding short coiled-coil protein A isoform X1, encoding MDDGTFTTISLADDSADRGPAALYTQQEDELFIMNCDIDGDLENQVEMEEKTRLINQVLELQHTLEDLSARVDAVKEENLKLKSENQVLGQYIENLMSASSVFQTTDTKSKRK